In Acuticoccus sediminis, the sequence ACGGTTCCGTCGGCGTGGCGGGGGCAGCAGGTGCCGGCGTCGCGGCACGCTCGACGGCGCGCGGTGCGGCGGACGGCGTCGGCGCCGGGCGTGCCGGCGCGGCGGTCGCCGCGCGGGACGGCGCGGACGGCTCCGGCGTCAGACGGATGGGTCCGGACGGCGCCGGCTCGGCGGGGGCGAGGGAGGATGCCGCGGTCGGGTACTGGGGCGTGGCGCCGGTCCCCGCGACGCCCGCGGCCGGCGCGGCCGGTGCCGGCTGCGCGGGCGACAGGACCATCGGCCCGGCGCTCTCCTCGTCGCTGTCGCGGCCGAACGAGGGCACAAGGCCGCGCACGGTCCCCGTCACCCGGTCGGTCATCCGTCCGGTGAAACGGCCGATGCGGCCGAGGGGGCCGGGCTGCTGCTCGGCCTCGGCGGGTTCGCCCGCAGGGGGTGACTGCGCCAGCACGGGGGCCACCGTCGACGCAGCGACAATCCCTGCCGCGAGCGCCACCATCGCGCGCCTCACGATGTCACGGCGCCTTCTCGTAGCAGCGCGTTGATGGCCGCCACCCGACCAGCGGGATCGGCGTCAGACTCGAACACATTCACCGCGATGAACTCCACACGTGTCGCGATCATCAGGGCCATGGCGGCGTCGTCCGCCGGCCCCGCGAGGACGGCCGGGACTTCGAACAGGGCCTGCCACCAGCAGGCCATTTCCGCCGCGGACTCCAACAAGCTCGCCGTCGTCCCGAACCATACATAATCGGACCCGGCTTCGCCTAGGGTCATCGCCTCATGTCGGGATGCGGCGCTCGCGCCCACCGTCAGCCCCTCGGGCCGTGTCTCGACCGCGGCGATCCGTGCGGCAAAATCGCCCGTCAGGTGCACCCCGTCGGCGATGTCGGGCACCGGCCAGGCGTTTCTGCCCTCGGTCAGCTCGCGCTCGACGAGCGCCGCCGCGCCCGCATTCTGCGCCGCCAGAATGAGTTCAGAGGGCACATCGGGCCCTCCGAACACCACCGCAGCGACATCACCGCTCTCCAGCGCCGCCGCGACGCGTTGCGGCGCGGTGCCGGAGGGCACCGTGAGGATCAGCCTTTGCATGCCATGAACCTCACGATCATCGCTCTCGACCGGTTACGCAGCTTCGCGCTCGTCCTCGGCACGCCAGCGGCCCAGCGCGGCGAGACCGTTCATCTTCGCGCGGTGCTTGAAGGCGGCCTGCGCGGCGGGGACGTTCTCCTTCTTGCCGCTCCACGCCTTCAGGCACGCCTGCTGCAGGGCACGGCCGTAGGAGAAGGTCATCTTCCACGGGAAGCCGCCGATCTGGTTCATGATCGCGAGGTGCTCGGTCGCCGCCTCGTCGGACTGGCCGCCCGACAGGAAGGCGATGCCCGGAACCGCCGCCGGCACCGTCGCCTTGAGGCACTCGACGGTCCGCTCGGCGACCTCGCGGGTCGACACCTGCGGCCCGTTCTGCCCCGGCACGATCATGTTCGGCTTCAGGATCATGCCGGTGAGGTCCACGCGCTGCGCATAGAGCTCGTCGAACACGATGTTCAGCGTCAGCTCGGTCACCTTGTAGCAGGTGTCGACGTCGTGGTGGGAGTTCGGGCCGTCCATGATCACTTCCGGCTCGACGATCGGGACGATGCCGTTCTCCTGGCAGAGCGCCGCATAGCGCGCCAGCGCATGGGCGTTGCAGGCGATCGCGCCCGTGGTCGGCAGGCCCTCGGCCGGCAGGATGTCAATCACCGCGCGCCACTTCGCGAAGCGGGCGCCCAGCTTGTAGTACTCCTGCAGGCGGCCGCGCAGGCCGTCGAGGCCCTCGGTCACCTTCTCGCCCGGGAAGAGGGCGAGCGGCTTGGCGCCGGCATCCACCTTGATGCCCGGGACGGCGCCCGCCGCCTTGATCACCTCGGCGAAGCGGCGACCGTCCAGCGTCGACTGCCGCAGGGTCTCATCGAAGAGGATGACACCCGAAACATAGTTTTTCATTGCCTCGTCGGCAGTGAACAGCAGCTCACGATAAGCTTGGCGGTTCGCCTCGGTGTTCTCGACACCGATCTGGTCGAAACGCTTCTGGATCGTACCAGTGGACTCATCCGCAGCCAGGATGCCCTGACCATCGGCCATCATGGCCGCGGCAATGTCCTGCAACGTCTCACTCATCTCAAACCTCTCGGCGCTTTAGATTTCGTTTCGCTTCTTCTACCGCTTAATCGTGCGGCTTCAAAGCTTCGACGCCCGGCAAGGGCTTGCCTTCCAGCCACTCCAGGAAGGCTCCGCCGGCCGTCGAAAGATAGGTGAACTTGTCCGCCACACCGGCATGCGCCAGCGCCGCCACCGTGTCGCCGCCACCGGCCACGGACAGCATGCCCGCCGCGGTGCGCTTGGCCGCATGGCGCGCGACCGCGACCGTGCCGCGGTCGAACGGCTTCAGCTCGAACGCGCCGAGCGGACCGTTCCAGACCAGCGTATTCACGCGGTCCATTTCCTCGTTGATCTGGTGGACCGTGCGGCCGCCGACATCGAGGATCATCTTGTCGTGGTCGATGCCTTCGTTGACGCCGACGTGGATGTGCGGCGATTCCGCCTCGAACTTCTCCGCGGCGATCGCGTCCTTAGGCAGCATGATCGCGCAGCCGGCCCGCTCGGCCGCCGTCATGATCCTCAGCGCCGTGTCGGCCATCTCCCGCTCCACCAGGGAGTGCCCGATGTCGACGCCCAGCGCGTGCAGGAACGTGTTGGCCATGCCGCCGCCGACGACCAGCGCGTCGACCTTGGAGACGAGGTTCTCGAGCAGCTCGATCTTGGTGGAGACCTTCGCGCCGCCGATCACGGCCATCACCGGCCGCTTGGGGTGCGACAGCGCCTTGGCGAGCGCGGTGAGCTCGGCTTCCATCGAGCGGCCCGCGTAGGCCGGCAGACGGTGGGCGATCGCCTCGGTCGAGGCGTGCGCGCGGTGCGCGGCGGAGAAGGCGTCGTTGACGTAGATGTCGCCGTTGGCGGCGAGGGCGTCGGCGAAGGTGGCGTCGTTCTTCTCTTCGCCCTTGTGATAGCGGGTATTCTCCAGGACGAGGATGCCGCCGTCGGGGAGCCTGGCGATGGCCTCGGCCGCCGGCTCGCCGATGCAGTCGGACGCGAAGGCGACGTCGCGGCCCAGCGTCTCGGCCAGCGCGCCGACCACCGGCTCGAGGCTCATGTCCGCGATCCGCTCGCCCTTCGGCCGACCGAAGTGGGCGAGAAGGATCACCTTCGCGCCCTTGTCCGCAAGCTCCAGGACCGTCGGCTTCACCGCGACGAGACGCGCCGTGTCCGAGACCGCCCCGTCCTTCATGGGCACATTCAGGTCGACACGGACGAGGACGCGCTTGCCGGCGACGGGTCCAATGTCATCAAGGGTACGGGCGTCGGACAACGGATCCTCCAGTCACCATTCAAAACCGCAGCTTTCTTAAACGCGAAGCACGCTTGTGGGAACGGTCTACACGGTCAGAACGAGACGAGTGCGGCATTGCCATGGCCGGATGACGCATTCGATTAATGCGGTGAAAAAATTACTGAGATGTCATGAAACCCGGTCGTGTCCCGAACATTTGTTAGGTCCCACCGCCGCTTCGACGGTGCGGACTTAACCTGAAAGGTTCGTGTCATGGGTGAGTTGAAAGACAAGGCCAAGGGCCACGCGAAAGAGGCCGCCGGTTCGGTCAAGGTCGCGGCAGGCCGCGCGACCGGCGACCGCAAGATGGAAGCAGAGGGCCACGAACAGAAGGCCCGCGGTGAAGTCGACAAGGCGAAGGGCGCCGTAAAGGGCGCGCTTGGCGACAAGGTCTGAGCCCAGCCTGACTGAACGGAGGGACGATGTCCTCGCCCCTCCCCTCGGACCCCTGGTTGGTCGAGGAGCGCCCGCGCGGTTCCGCCGTGCGGGCATTTTCGTGCCATACGGGCGACGTCAGTCCGCCTTGCGCAGCCCGCCGAGCACCGCCTCCCGGTGACCTTCGAGGTAGGATCGCTCGGCCTCCGTCACGCGGTCCATGCCGTTGAGCGCGCGGTGCCACAGCGGGAAGATCGCCGCCGGACGGCCCACGATCTCGATTCGCGCCGCCTGCTCGGGCGTCAGCGTCAGGTCGAGGGCCCCGAGGTTGTCCTCCAGATGTGCCGCGGTTCGCGCGCCGAGGACGATCGAATGCACGTTCGGCCGGTCGCGCAGCCACGCGAGCACCACCTGCGGCACGCTGCGCCCGACCTCCGCCGCCACGCCCTTCAGAACGTCGATCACGTCCCAGAGCCTTCCGGTGTCGATGATGTGCGGCTCCGGCCAGTCGGCCTGGCGGGTGCCGGGCGCGGGCGGCGTGTCGCGGTCGATCCGGCCCGTCAGCAGCCCCTCGCCGAGGGGGCTCCAGATCATCGCCCCGACGCCGAGGTCCTCGCCGGCCGGGAGCAGCTCGTACTCGGCCTGCCGCGCCTCGGGCGTGTAGTTGATCTGCTGGGCGATAGGCTGCGGGGCGCCCATCATCCGCGCTGTCATCACCGTCTTGGCGAGCTGCCAGCCGGAATAGTTGGAAACGCCCCAGTAGCGGATCTTCCCGGCTCGGATCAGGTCCTGCATGGTCCCGACCGTCTCCTCGACGGGCGTCACGCCGTCCCACTGGTGGACCCAGTAGAGGTCGATCCAGTCGGTCTTGAGCCGCTTCAGGGACGCGTCGATCTGGCGCATGATGTGGACGCGGGAAGCGCCGCGGTCGTTCGGTCCGTCGCCCATCGCGGTGCGGACCTTGGTGAAGACGAGGACGTCGTCCCGCCGGTCATGGATCGCCTCGCCGAGGACGATCTCCGAATCGCCGCGCGAATAGATGTTGGCCGTGTCGAAGGCGTTGACGTCGGCGTCGATCGCCATGTCGATCAGGAGGCGCGCGTCGTCGACACCCGTCGAGCCGACCTGATGGAAGCCGTGGGTGCCGGCGAAGGTGACGGTGCCGAACACGAATTTCGAGACCATCATGCCCGATTGGCCGAGCGGCGAATATTCCATCCTGAACTCTCCCACCGGCCGGATCGTCGCATCGCGGGTGGCCGCCGGCCTCCGGCGCCCGCTTCGGTTCAGGAGAGACTCTTGCGCAAAAGGACCCAGTCCGTCACGGGGTTCTCCCATCCGTCCTTCACCGCGGGACGGCGCGCCGCCTCGCCGTAGCCCTTGCGCTCGTAAAGTCGCCGCGCACCGCGGTTGGCGTCCGAGACGATGATCGACATCTCGCCGATGCCCTCCTCGGCGGCGATGCCCTCGGCGAGGTCGATGAGCCTGCCGCCCCAGCCCTCGCCGCGCGCCTGCGGCAAGGTGGCGAGGACGTGGATATAGTAGGAGCCGACCGCGAGGTTCTCGAGCTCCTGCAGCGGGACGAAGCGGGGCGGCATGCCGTCGGTCCCCTCCGTGTCGCGGATCGGGTAGCCCATCAGCCCCGCGACCGCCGCCCCGTCCCGGTCCGCGACGATGACCTCGCCGGCCTCGGCCTTGCGGGCCATCCGTTCCCCGCCGATGGCCCACGGATCGCCGCCGTCGCCCGCGAGGTCCTGCCAGACGAGCATCGGAAGCCCCTCGCCCGCCCACATGATGAATCGGGCGAGGATCGGGCCGTCGGCCGCGGTGGCCAGACGGAACGGCGGTTCGATGTGCATGCGATCGGCTCCGTTGGGCCGCGAGCGCAATGCGGCCGGTGATGTGGATCACTCCCGGATGGGAGATTGCACCAGCCAAAACGGCAGGCTGTGCTCCTCAACACAGAGTGGCGGGACCGATCGCGCTAGGATTGCGGGATTTTGCGCCGCCGGAACGGGCGGCGGCCGCGTTCCGGGCCGGCGTACGCCGAAGACGACGTGGCGGCCGGACACCCCGAAACGCCACGATCGTCAACGTGCTGCCCCGGCAACGGACGGCGTGCTCGCCGGCACAGGGTTGCGTCCGGGCAGTCACTACCTCGGGCTGGGCGGCCGGTTCTGGTCGTCCGCCAATGAAGGGAGTGTCGCCATGTCGACGGAAGAGCGCGCGGAAAACCGCAGGGTGGAAATCGTCATCGCGCCGGACGTCGCGTCCTCGAACCTGCAGGACGCCCCGGCGGACCAGGGGACGGCGCCGGCCGCGAACGCGCCGGACATCTTCGACGAGATCCTGTTCCAGGATTCGATCTTCGGCCCGGAGGAGGACGACGCGTCCTTTGCCGCTCCGAACGATGCAGGCCCCGCCGTCACGTTCGAGGACTTCGGCGCCGCCGATTTCGCGATGCAGACGCACGACCTCTTCATCTGACCCGCGCCGGGTCGGCGATTCGCCGCGCGACGGCGGTCTGCCTGATGAAGCGTAGGGTGAACGTCGTCGCGTGCGGCGCGGACGAAGGCCGGGGTGGCAGGCGGTTGCATGCCCTGCGGCCGGAGGCGGATTTCAGCCTTGCCCGGCAGGTCCGGCCGCCGGTCGTGGTGGCCCGGAACGGGGATCCCGGCCACGGAAGGCGGCCGGGACGGAGTGCCGGCGCGCCAGACGGGCGCGCCGGGCCTTGCGAGCTAGATGAGCTTCGCCAGCGCGACCGCGGTGTCGGTCATGCGGTTCGAGAAACCCCACTCGTTGTCGTACCAGGAGAGGATGCGGCAGAAGTTGCCGTCCATCACCTTCGTCTCCGGCGTCGCGAAGATCGACGAGTGCGAATCGTGGTTGAAGTCCATCGAGACGAGCTTGTCGTCGGTGTAGCCGAGGATGCCCTTCAGCTCGCCGTCGGCCGCGGCACGGATCGCGGCGTTGATCTCGTCCACGGTGACGTCGCGCGCCGCCTCGAAGGTGAGATCGACGACCGACACGTTCGGGGTCGGGACGCGGATCGACACGCCGTCGAGCTTGCCGTTCAGCTCCGGCAGGACGAGGCCGACGGCCTTGGCGGCGCCGGTCGACGTCGGGATCTGGTTCATCGCCGCGGCGCGGGCGCGGTAGAGGTCCTTGTGGAGGGTGTCGAGCGTCGGCTGGTCGCCCGTGTAGGAGTGGATCGTCGTCATGAAGCCGCGCTTGATGCCAATCGTCTTGTTGAGGACGTAGGCGACCGGGGCGAGGCAGTTCGTGGTGCACGACGCGTTGGAGACGACGAGGTCGTCCTTCGTCAGCGCCTTGTCGTTCACGCCGAAGACGACCGTCCTGTCCGCACCCGTCGCCGGGGCGGAGACGAGGACGCGCTTGGAGCCGTTCTCGAGGTGCAGGGCGGCCTTATCACGCGCGGTGAAGATGCCGGTGCACTCCATCGCGACGTCGACGTCCGACCAGGGCAGCGCCTTCGGGTCGCGCTCGGCGGTGACGCGGATCGGACCGCGGCCGAGGTCGATGGTGTCGCCGTTCACGGTGACGGTGCCGGGGAACCGCCCGTGCACGGAATCGTAGCGCAGGAGGTGCGCGTTGGTCTCGACCGGCCCGAGATCGTTGATGGCGACGACTTCGACATCGGTGCGCTCGTTTTCAACGATTGCGCGCAACACGTTGCGTCCGATACGCCCGAACCCGTTGATAGCCAGCTTGACGGTCATGCCGTGCCCTCCAGAGAATTGGTCTTTGGGAGCGCATGTGCGTCATCCGCGAGCGAAGGGCAAGATAGCGCTACACTCAGGATTTACCGAAGCGCGAAAAATCGGGTTGTGCCGAGGGAGGTTGGGGGAGTGCCGAGGGGCACGATGCCGGTCGCCGCGGGAGGACCGCCGCCCGTGCCGGGCGAGCCCCGAAAGGGGATGGGGGGCGAAGCCACATCGGCCGTCGGACGGTTCGATCCCGGGACCTACAAAGTAGGTGGGCGCCGTTTTGCTCCAGCCCACGAGCCGGAACAGGGACAGCTCCCTTTAGGATCGATAAGGCCCCGGGGATGCAATTGTCCTAACGAACCGCGCAGCCTCGCCTGGGTCCCAATATAGTCGTGCCCAAGGGTCTGGAAAAGGGCGATTTCGCGCTCCCCGGACGTTTCCGAACACCCGCGTCCGGCCGGCCCCGGATTCGTGCTCGCGGCGATGCCGGGAGGCGCATCCGCCCCGGACCCGCGGGCGCCCACGCCGCCCGCGGAACGCGCCGCGGAACGGCGACAAACGGCCGCGTCGGACCTTCGCACGAGGTGCGCCGCCGCGGGGCGCGTGGCGGCGGCAGGCGCCGCTTCAGCGGCGGGCGAAGGCGAGCGCGGTGCCGCCCATGACGAGGAGGCCGCCGGTCAGCCGCTCCGCCAGCCGCACGCGCGAGCGGGTCAGGAGCTGACCGGCCCGCCCGGCGAGGACCGCGTACATGCAGTCGAAGATGCCCGCGACCAGCATGAAGATCCCGCCGAACACCGCGATCTGGATGCCGATCGGCTCGCTACGGTCGACGAACTGCGGGATGAAGGCGCCGAAGAACAGGAGCGCCTTCGGGTTCGCCCAGATCACGAAGAAGCCCTGCACAGCGTAGCCGAGGAGGGAGCGCGAATCGCCCTCCACCCGCGCGAGCTCGCCATCCGAGCGCAGGTGCTTGATGCCGAGCCAGACGAGGTAGGCCGCGCCCAGGAGCTTCAGCACGACGAACGCCTCGCCGATCATCGTCACGATGGCGTCGAGACCCGCGATCAGCACCAGGATCATCGTCGCGACGCCCACTTGCGTGCCGGCGATGTTGGCGAGGCCGGCGGCCGGCCCCCGTCGCAGCGAATTGGCCACGATGAGGCTGACCGTCGGGCCGGGGACGATCGCGAGCGCGGCCGAGGCCAGCACGAAGGTGATCAGGATCGAGACGTCGAACATGTCTGGAAGGCCGCCGGACCTAGAGCGAGAACGCCTTGCCGACCTCGGGGATGGTCACGATGCCGGCCTTGTCGCCCAGTTCGGCGAGGAACGTGTCGGGCGTCTGGTCGAGCATCGGGAAGGTCCCGTAGTGGCAGGGCACGACGGTATCGAAATTGAAAAACTTCCTGCACGCAAGAGCCGCGAGCTTGCCGCCCATGGTGAAGCGGTCGCCGATCGGCACGAGGCCCACCTTCGGCTCCCAGATCTCGTTGTAGAGGCCCATGTCGCCGAAGATGCCGGTGTCGCCCATTACGTACACGGTCTTCTCGCCCGGCGCGGTGATGATGAAGCCGAGCGGGTTGCCGAGGTAGACGGGGCTGCCGTCGACGTCGAAGCCGGACGAGTGGAAGGCGTTGACGAAGGACACCGCGACGCCGCCGAGGTCGAGCGTGCCGCCGTGGTTGCCGGGGTTCACCTTCTCGATGCCCTGGCGCCCGACGAAGTTGCAGATGTCGAAGCTCGACACGACGGTCGCGCCGGTCGCCTTGGCGACGGGGACGGTGTCGCCGATGTGGTCGCCATGGCCGTGCGTCAGCAGGATGTGGGTGATGCCGTCGGCGGCCTCTTGCCAGCCTTTGCCCCACGTCGGGTTCCCGGTGAGGAACGGGTCGATGAGAATCGACTGCCCGGCGATGTCGAGGCGGAAGGTGGCGTGGCCGTACCAGGTGAGCTGCATGGAATCCTCCAGACGCTTGCGTCGCGTGTTTCACGAGGACCTAGCACGCCCGGGCGCGATGCATAGAGGGAACGCGCGTCCGCACGCTTCCGCCACTCCCTGTCCCGACCCCGCGCCGCCCCCGGGCGCCGGCGCCCGGGGGCGACGCATAGCCGAATCCCGACACCAATTCGCCCCGCGCCGGTTGACGCAGCAGATTGACGACATACACCTAGATCCTATCCCCAGAAGGAAAGGTTAGCCGTCTTGGAGGCAGATGCCGCGCTCTCCGTCAAAAACCTCTTCAAGGTTTTCGGACCCGACCCGGATAAAGCAATCGCGCTTTATCATGAAGGTTTCACCAAAGATGAGGTGTTCCGTCGTACGGGGATGACCATTGGCGTCTGCGATGCCACCTTTGACGTGAAGGAAGGCGAAATATTCGTCGTGATGGGTCTTTCCGGCTCCGGAAAATCCACGCTGGTGCGGATGCTCAATCGCCTCATCGACCCGTCCGCCGGGGAGATCGTCGTCAAGGGCAGCGACATCGCGCAGATGAGCGAGAAGGAGCTCAACGCCTTCCGCCGCGAGCACATCTCGATGGTGTTCCAGTCGTTCGCGTTGATGCCGCACATGACCGTGCTGCAGAACGCATCGTTCGGGCTGGAGCTGTCCGGCGTCTCGCTCGCGCAACGCGAGGCCCGCGCCCGCGCCGCGCTGGAGCAGGTCGGCCTCGCCCCCTACGAGCAGAGCTATCCGAACGAACTGTCGGGAGGCATGCAGCAGCGCGTCGGCCTCGCCCGCGCGCTCGCCAACGACCCGTCCATCCTCCTGATGGACGAGGCGTTCTCCGCCCTCGACCCGCTCATCCGCACCGAGATGCAGGACGAGCTGCTGGCGCTGCAGGAGAAGGAGAAGCGCACGATCGTCTTCATCTCCCACGACCTCGACGAGGCGATGCGCATCGGCGACCGGATCGCCATCATGCAGGGCGGTCTCGTCGTGCAGGTCGGCAAGCCGGACGAGATCCTCTCCAACCCCGCCAACGACTACGTGCGCTCCTTCTTCCGCGGCGTCGACGTCTCCACGGTCCTGACGGTCGGCGACATCGCCTCCAAGCAGCAGGTGTCGATGTTCGACCGGGACGGGACGCTGCGCGCCGCGCGCGAGCGGATCGCCAAGGCCGACCGGGACTTCGCCTACATCGTCGACCGGCAGCAGAAGTTCCACGGCGTGGTCTCGTCGGCGAGCCTGGAGGATCAGCTCGGCAAGTCCGAGACGCACCTCGCCGCGGCGTTCCTCCCCGACGTCCAGCCGCTCGCCGCCGACCGGCGCATCGGCGACGTCATCGGCGAGGTGAACGCGGCGCCCTGCGGTCTCCCGGTCGTCGACGAGAAGGGGCGCTATCTCGGCGTCGTGTCCCGCGCGGTCCTTCTGGGCGCGCTCCACCGGGACGACGCCCCCGCCGCGGATACCGACGCCGAGGTCGCCCATGTCTGAGTTCACACACACATCGACCACGACCTCCGACCCCGCCGCGCCCGGCATCGAGCTGGCGCAGGCCGACAACCCGTGGGCCGCCCAGAGCGGCGGCGGGAACGGCAGCGACGCTCCCGCCAGCAGCAACCCCTGGGCCACAGGCTCCGGCGGCTCCGACGCGGCCGCCCCCACCCCGCAGGCCGACGCCCCGCAAGCCGACACCCCGGCCGGCGTGGACGCATCTGCGGCTGACGCGGCGCCTAATCCGTGGGGCGGCACCTCCGGCGGCGCGGCGGGCGGAGCCGACGGCCCCGGCGCCTCGGACGGCGCCAGCACCGACTGGCTGTCCGGCCTCGACGCGCCGACCGACGCGCCGAGCTTCGACATCCTCGACCCCTTCAACCACGCGATCATCCCGCTGGAGGCGTGGGTGGAGCGCGCGCTCGACTTCGTCGTCGCGAACTTCCGCCCGGTGTTCCAGGCCGTCCGCTGGCCCATCGACGGGGTGCTGTCGACCATCGAATCGACGCTGCTCGGCGTCCCCGCGCTGGTGATGCTCGTCCTCATCGGCCTCCTCGCCTGGCAGGCGGCGGGGCGGCGGCTCGGCGTCGGCGCCGTGCTGTCGTTCGCCTTCATCGGCCTGATCGGCGCGTGGGACCAGGCGATGGTGACGCTCGCGCTCGTCTTCACCTCGGTGTTCTTCTGCATCCTGATCGGCCTGCCGTCGGGCATCCTCCTCGCCCGCAACGACCGGGTGGCGGCGATCACCCGGCCGGTGCTCGACGCGATGCAGACGACGCCCGCCTTCGTCTACCTCGTGCCCATCGTCATGCTGTTCGGCATCGGCAACGTGCCGGGCGTGGTGGTGACGATCATCTTCGCGCTGCCGCCGCTGATCCGCCTCACCAACCTCGGCATCCGCCAGGTGCCGGAGGACCTCATCGAGGCGGCGAAGAGTTTCGGCGCCTCGAAGGGGCAGCTCCTGCGCAAGGTGCAGCTCCCGGTGGCGATGCCGACCATCATGGCCGGCGTGAACCAGACCCTGATGCTGGCGCTCTCGATGGTGGTGATCGCGTCGATGATCGCCGTCGGCGGCCTCGGCCAGATGGTGCTGCGCGGCATCGGCCGGCTCGACATGGGCCTCGCCACCGTCGGCGGCCTCGGCATCGTGCTGCTCGCCATCATCATCGACCGGATGACCCAGGCGATGGGCGTCTCCAAGCGCGATCGCGGCAACGTCGCCTGGTACGAGACCGGGCCGATCGGCCTGGTGCGGCGCCTGTTCGTCCGCTCCCGGCGGGCCCCATCAACCACCGCGGGCGTCAGTCCCGCCGAATGAGCCGTCCGGCGCCCCGCGCGCCGGCCCGGCACCGACACGCGGCTCGCGGAGAGCCGCACCCGAAACCCAGTCCAGGAGATTTCATGTTCCGCAAGTTCACCCGCACCAGCGTCGCCGCGATCACCGCGGCCGGCCTCGGCCTGGCTGTCGGCGGCACGGCGTTCGCACAGGACAAGCC encodes:
- a CDS encoding phosphoglycerate kinase, which gives rise to MSDARTLDDIGPVAGKRVLVRVDLNVPMKDGAVSDTARLVAVKPTVLELADKGAKVILLAHFGRPKGERIADMSLEPVVGALAETLGRDVAFASDCIGEPAAEAIARLPDGGILVLENTRYHKGEEKNDATFADALAANGDIYVNDAFSAAHRAHASTEAIAHRLPAYAGRSMEAELTALAKALSHPKRPVMAVIGGAKVSTKIELLENLVSKVDALVVGGGMANTFLHALGVDIGHSLVEREMADTALRIMTAAERAGCAIMLPKDAIAAEKFEAESPHIHVGVNEGIDHDKMILDVGGRTVHQINEEMDRVNTLVWNGPLGAFELKPFDRGTVAVARHAAKRTAAGMLSVAGGGDTVAALAHAGVADKFTYLSTAGGAFLEWLEGKPLPGVEALKPHD
- a CDS encoding thiamine phosphate synthase — its product is MQRLILTVPSGTAPQRVAAALESGDVAAVVFGGPDVPSELILAAQNAGAAALVERELTEGRNAWPVPDIADGVHLTGDFAARIAAVETRPEGLTVGASAASRHEAMTLGEAGSDYVWFGTTASLLESAAEMACWWQALFEVPAVLAGPADDAAMALMIATRVEFIAVNVFESDADPAGRVAAINALLREGAVTS
- a CDS encoding CsbD family protein; the encoded protein is MGELKDKAKGHAKEAAGSVKVAAGRATGDRKMEAEGHEQKARGEVDKAKGAVKGALGDKV
- a CDS encoding LysE family translocator, whose amino-acid sequence is MFDVSILITFVLASAALAIVPGPTVSLIVANSLRRGPAAGLANIAGTQVGVATMILVLIAGLDAIVTMIGEAFVVLKLLGAAYLVWLGIKHLRSDGELARVEGDSRSLLGYAVQGFFVIWANPKALLFFGAFIPQFVDRSEPIGIQIAVFGGIFMLVAGIFDCMYAVLAGRAGQLLTRSRVRLAERLTGGLLVMGGTALAFARR
- a CDS encoding class I fructose-bisphosphate aldolase, translated to MSETLQDIAAAMMADGQGILAADESTGTIQKRFDQIGVENTEANRQAYRELLFTADEAMKNYVSGVILFDETLRQSTLDGRRFAEVIKAAGAVPGIKVDAGAKPLALFPGEKVTEGLDGLRGRLQEYYKLGARFAKWRAVIDILPAEGLPTTGAIACNAHALARYAALCQENGIVPIVEPEVIMDGPNSHHDVDTCYKVTELTLNIVFDELYAQRVDLTGMILKPNMIVPGQNGPQVSTREVAERTVECLKATVPAAVPGIAFLSGGQSDEAATEHLAIMNQIGGFPWKMTFSYGRALQQACLKAWSGKKENVPAAQAAFKHRAKMNGLAALGRWRAEDEREAA
- a CDS encoding GNAT family N-acetyltransferase produces the protein MHIEPPFRLATAADGPILARFIMWAGEGLPMLVWQDLAGDGGDPWAIGGERMARKAEAGEVIVADRDGAAVAGLMGYPIRDTEGTDGMPPRFVPLQELENLAVGSYYIHVLATLPQARGEGWGGRLIDLAEGIAAEEGIGEMSIIVSDANRGARRLYERKGYGEAARRPAVKDGWENPVTDWVLLRKSLS
- a CDS encoding metal-dependent hydrolase — its product is MQLTWYGHATFRLDIAGQSILIDPFLTGNPTWGKGWQEAADGITHILLTHGHGDHIGDTVPVAKATGATVVSSFDICNFVGRQGIEKVNPGNHGGTLDLGGVAVSFVNAFHSSGFDVDGSPVYLGNPLGFIITAPGEKTVYVMGDTGIFGDMGLYNEIWEPKVGLVPIGDRFTMGGKLAALACRKFFNFDTVVPCHYGTFPMLDQTPDTFLAELGDKAGIVTIPEVGKAFSL
- a CDS encoding aldo/keto reductase; translation: MEYSPLGQSGMMVSKFVFGTVTFAGTHGFHQVGSTGVDDARLLIDMAIDADVNAFDTANIYSRGDSEIVLGEAIHDRRDDVLVFTKVRTAMGDGPNDRGASRVHIMRQIDASLKRLKTDWIDLYWVHQWDGVTPVEETVGTMQDLIRAGKIRYWGVSNYSGWQLAKTVMTARMMGAPQPIAQQINYTPEARQAEYELLPAGEDLGVGAMIWSPLGEGLLTGRIDRDTPPAPGTRQADWPEPHIIDTGRLWDVIDVLKGVAAEVGRSVPQVVLAWLRDRPNVHSIVLGARTAAHLEDNLGALDLTLTPEQAARIEIVGRPAAIFPLWHRALNGMDRVTEAERSYLEGHREAVLGGLRKAD
- the gap gene encoding type I glyceraldehyde-3-phosphate dehydrogenase, which codes for MTVKLAINGFGRIGRNVLRAIVENERTDVEVVAINDLGPVETNAHLLRYDSVHGRFPGTVTVNGDTIDLGRGPIRVTAERDPKALPWSDVDVAMECTGIFTARDKAALHLENGSKRVLVSAPATGADRTVVFGVNDKALTKDDLVVSNASCTTNCLAPVAYVLNKTIGIKRGFMTTIHSYTGDQPTLDTLHKDLYRARAAAMNQIPTSTGAAKAVGLVLPELNGKLDGVSIRVPTPNVSVVDLTFEAARDVTVDEINAAIRAAADGELKGILGYTDDKLVSMDFNHDSHSSIFATPETKVMDGNFCRILSWYDNEWGFSNRMTDTAVALAKLI
- the proV gene encoding glycine betaine/L-proline ABC transporter ATP-binding protein ProV, producing MEADAALSVKNLFKVFGPDPDKAIALYHEGFTKDEVFRRTGMTIGVCDATFDVKEGEIFVVMGLSGSGKSTLVRMLNRLIDPSAGEIVVKGSDIAQMSEKELNAFRREHISMVFQSFALMPHMTVLQNASFGLELSGVSLAQREARARAALEQVGLAPYEQSYPNELSGGMQQRVGLARALANDPSILLMDEAFSALDPLIRTEMQDELLALQEKEKRTIVFISHDLDEAMRIGDRIAIMQGGLVVQVGKPDEILSNPANDYVRSFFRGVDVSTVLTVGDIASKQQVSMFDRDGTLRAARERIAKADRDFAYIVDRQQKFHGVVSSASLEDQLGKSETHLAAAFLPDVQPLAADRRIGDVIGEVNAAPCGLPVVDEKGRYLGVVSRAVLLGALHRDDAPAADTDAEVAHV